In Colletotrichum destructivum chromosome 8, complete sequence, the following proteins share a genomic window:
- a CDS encoding Putative FAS1 domain-containing protein Mug57 yields MKRPSALILLLACTVVTAQLRSLPVERSGLYAPRFFRQKPLVDPIPAGPAAMSPSDPSDSRLPPPALDGVRLSDVMGRDRSINIFAGFTRDIESASCRLDDQTRNTTVLAPLNSAVEKLPRKPWEDPKDYQRLGENVYEGDDGRERAQKNIQRFVEAHMVDISPWPENEKVKTLGDDRDVWWENRNGTKFIQPGNVEVISVASTVANGEVWIIKEVRNYV; encoded by the exons ATGAAACGGCCCTCCGCCCTgattcttcttcttgcttgCACTGTGGTAACAGCGCAGCTCCGATCGCTTCCCGTCGAACGCTCCGGCCTTTACGCCCCGCGCTTCTTCCGCCAGAAACCCCTCGTGGACCCCATCCCCGCCGGCCCAGCAGCCATGTCGCCCTCAGACCCATCCGACTCCCGgctgccaccgccggctcTGGACGGCGTGAGGCTCTCCGACGTCATGGGCCGCGACCGGAGCATCAACATCTTTGCCGGCTTCACACGCGACATCGAGTCCGCCTCCTGCCGCCTCGATGACCAAACGCGCAACACCACCGTGCTGGCGCCGCTCAActccgccgtcgagaagtTGCCACGGAAGCCGTGGGAAGACCCCAAGGACTATCAGCGACTCGGGGAGAATGTGTacgagggcgatgacggtCGCGAAAGGGCACAAAAGAATATCCAGCGCTTCGTTGAGGCGCACATGGTTGATATAAGCCCTTGGCCTGAGAACGAGAAGGTCAAGACTTTGGGTGACGATAGGGATGTTTGGTGGGAGAATAGGAACGGGACCAAGTTT ATCCAGCCTGGCAACGTTGAGGTCATCAGCGTCGCCAGCACGGTTGCTAACGGCGAAGTT TGGATTATCAAGGAAGTCCGCAACTATGTCTAA